Proteins encoded by one window of Pseudomonas tructae:
- a CDS encoding FecR family protein: MSDDNDLARQAAEWLVLLSADDVAEREHSEREYAQWKQLSPAHAEAAQGMERLLASLRGIRQTPEGGRRLHRLIDGEMRFSERGRRNKRLGAALGIGLMLLMPGWLTWQHYPNALLFADLDTGPGQWQETRLEDGSRLTLAGGSAVNLHFSTSGREVQLLRGAIRVEVAVDAQRPFRVVTGDGSIRALGTRFVVTRQPDATDLSMLESTTLARPSEGPGEAVVSAGQQLRIRRDGLEGVQPIDVQATDQAWQQHRLLARGVPLPEVLEQLGRQYAGVLSYDREALAQIQVFASLPLDNPQRAVQLLEASLPIEVSRLTPWITRIKLREK; the protein is encoded by the coding sequence ATGAGTGACGACAACGACCTGGCTCGTCAGGCGGCCGAGTGGCTGGTGCTGCTCAGTGCCGATGACGTCGCCGAGCGCGAGCACAGCGAACGCGAATACGCGCAGTGGAAACAACTCAGCCCCGCGCACGCCGAGGCCGCGCAAGGTATGGAGCGGCTGTTGGCCAGCCTGCGCGGCATTCGCCAGACGCCCGAAGGTGGTCGCCGGCTGCACCGGCTGATCGATGGCGAAATGCGGTTCAGTGAGCGGGGGCGGCGCAACAAGCGACTGGGCGCTGCACTGGGCATCGGCCTGATGCTGCTGATGCCCGGCTGGCTGACCTGGCAGCACTACCCCAATGCCTTGCTGTTTGCCGACCTCGACACGGGCCCCGGCCAGTGGCAGGAAACCCGCCTTGAAGACGGCAGCCGCCTGACCCTGGCCGGTGGCAGCGCGGTGAACCTGCACTTCAGCACCTCCGGGCGTGAAGTGCAATTGCTGCGCGGCGCAATCCGCGTCGAGGTTGCCGTCGATGCCCAACGGCCATTCCGGGTGGTGACCGGCGACGGCAGTATCCGCGCGCTGGGCACACGTTTCGTGGTCACCCGGCAGCCCGACGCCACTGACCTGAGCATGCTCGAATCGACAACACTGGCCCGCCCAAGTGAAGGGCCGGGCGAGGCGGTGGTGTCGGCGGGGCAGCAGTTGCGCATCCGCCGTGACGGCCTCGAGGGTGTGCAGCCGATCGACGTACAGGCCACTGACCAGGCCTGGCAGCAACACCGCCTGCTGGCCCGTGGCGTGCCGCTGCCCGAGGTGCTGGAGCAGTTGGGCCGGCAGTACGCCGGGGTGCTCAGCTACGACCGCGAGGCGCTCGCGCAGATTCAGGTGTTCGCCTCGTTGCCGCTGGACAATCCGCAGCGCGCAGTTCAACTGCTCGAAGCCAGTCTGCCGATCGAAGTCAGCCGGCTGACGCCGTGGATTACCCGGATAAAACTGCGCGAAAAATAG
- a CDS encoding TonB-dependent siderophore receptor, translating to MPQPRNRARFKPLFLAVQLACALPLGIAVQAHAEQQAVQYNIAPGALGDVLSQFAAQAGIDLAVEGRLVSGLHSNGLRGSYGVEEGLRHLLTGSGYSYAQTAAGFVLVPQAEQGAALQLDATSIQGVLASQNPNGPVDGYLATRASSATKTDTALLETTQSISVVTRDRLTAQGAQTVSDGLGYTAGVHAGVAGNNPTDNTIMVRGFQQINANAYTDGLRNNQIGYYAPEPWGMERIEVLKGPASVLYGQGSPGGTVNFVSKRPTFAAHREVGFSTGSDNRLQTYTDVGDVLDQHNTLAYRLVALGRDADNSIDGIKDDRVYVAPSLTWAPDEDTSLTILASYQRNKNLFTSNMPYSLFDGSNPNGRVPRHRSLNEPGFDAEKSEQTSLGYEFSHALNDTWTLRQNARYTHFTGYEHQLYRNSAVIAGTTLNRYYQLRDYGNDNFAVDNQLLGKFDTGPLNHTLLGGVDYQHSRRSNDVQTGDAPAINIYSPDRSVVIDTSRYTSLLGTSEKSRQLGVYLQDQIKLGKWVASLGGRYDWASQDTDSRTYSVASGRTTGGLTTLDADDFTGRLGLGYLFDSGVFPYISYSESFIPTSGTDRSGSPFEPETARQYEVGVKYQPSGYDSYLTVAAFDLRRQNVLTTDVSAPSYSVQEGEVTSRGIEVEAVLKPASGLNVIASWSLNDVEVSQDNPNAAGMSNKGKTPARTPKHLASLWSDYTVQGGLFAGLGFGAGVRYTGSTFGDAQNTFKVPDYTVMDAMLSYDFGKADASLDGLKAQLNVKNLTDKYYIAGCFASVGCLLGAERTVTADLTYKW from the coding sequence ATGCCGCAACCACGTAACCGCGCCCGGTTCAAACCGCTGTTCCTTGCTGTCCAGCTGGCCTGTGCACTGCCGCTGGGGATCGCCGTGCAGGCCCATGCCGAGCAGCAGGCGGTGCAGTACAACATTGCGCCGGGTGCGCTGGGCGACGTACTCAGCCAGTTCGCCGCCCAGGCCGGCATCGACCTGGCGGTGGAGGGGCGCCTGGTGTCCGGCTTGCACAGCAATGGCCTGCGTGGCAGCTATGGCGTGGAAGAGGGCCTGCGTCATCTGCTCACCGGCAGTGGCTACAGCTATGCCCAGACCGCCGCAGGCTTTGTGTTGGTGCCGCAAGCGGAGCAGGGCGCTGCGCTGCAACTGGACGCCACCAGCATCCAGGGCGTGCTCGCCTCGCAAAACCCCAACGGGCCGGTGGATGGCTACCTGGCGACCCGCGCCAGCAGCGCCACTAAAACCGACACCGCGCTGCTGGAAACCACCCAGTCGATCTCCGTGGTCACCCGCGACCGCCTGACCGCCCAGGGTGCGCAAACCGTCAGTGACGGCCTGGGCTATACCGCCGGCGTGCACGCCGGTGTCGCCGGCAACAACCCCACCGACAACACCATCATGGTGCGCGGCTTCCAGCAGATAAACGCCAACGCCTACACCGACGGCCTGCGCAACAATCAGATCGGCTACTACGCGCCGGAGCCGTGGGGCATGGAGCGTATCGAGGTGCTCAAGGGGCCGGCCTCGGTGCTGTACGGCCAGGGCTCGCCGGGCGGTACCGTGAACTTCGTGTCCAAGCGCCCGACCTTCGCCGCCCATCGTGAGGTGGGCTTCTCCACTGGCAGCGACAACCGGCTGCAGACCTATACCGATGTCGGCGATGTACTGGATCAGCACAACACCCTGGCGTATCGCCTGGTCGCCCTGGGCCGCGACGCCGACAACAGCATCGACGGCATCAAGGACGACCGTGTCTATGTGGCGCCGAGCCTGACCTGGGCCCCGGACGAAGACACCTCGCTGACGATCCTGGCGTCCTACCAGCGCAACAAGAACCTGTTCACCAGCAACATGCCGTATTCGCTGTTCGACGGCTCCAACCCCAATGGCCGGGTACCGCGCCACCGCTCGTTGAACGAGCCCGGTTTCGATGCCGAGAAGTCCGAGCAGACCAGCCTCGGCTACGAGTTCAGCCATGCGCTCAACGACACCTGGACCTTGCGTCAGAACGCCCGCTACACCCACTTCACCGGCTACGAGCACCAGCTGTACCGCAACAGCGCGGTGATCGCCGGCACCACCCTCAATCGCTATTACCAACTGCGTGACTACGGCAATGACAATTTCGCGGTCGATAACCAGTTGCTCGGCAAATTCGACACCGGGCCGCTGAACCACACCTTGCTCGGCGGCGTCGACTATCAGCACAGCCGGCGCAGCAACGACGTACAGACCGGCGACGCGCCAGCCATCAATATCTATTCGCCGGACCGCAGTGTGGTGATCGATACCTCGCGTTACACCAGCCTGCTCGGCACCTCGGAAAAGAGCCGCCAGTTGGGTGTCTACCTGCAGGACCAGATCAAGCTCGGCAAATGGGTCGCCTCGCTGGGCGGGCGCTACGACTGGGCCAGCCAGGACACCGACAGCCGCACCTACAGCGTGGCCAGCGGCCGCACCACTGGCGGGCTGACCACGCTGGACGCGGATGATTTCACCGGTCGCCTTGGTCTTGGCTACCTGTTCGACAGCGGGGTGTTTCCCTACATCAGCTACAGCGAATCCTTTATCCCGACTTCGGGCACCGACCGCAGCGGCTCGCCGTTCGAGCCGGAAACCGCCCGGCAATACGAAGTGGGGGTGAAGTACCAGCCCAGCGGCTACGACAGCTACCTCACCGTCGCCGCCTTCGATCTGCGCCGGCAGAACGTCCTGACCACCGATGTCTCGGCGCCGAGCTACAGCGTTCAGGAAGGTGAAGTCACCTCGCGCGGGATCGAAGTGGAAGCCGTGCTCAAGCCGGCTAGCGGCCTGAATGTGATCGCCTCCTGGAGCCTAAACGACGTCGAAGTCAGCCAGGACAACCCCAACGCCGCCGGCATGAGCAACAAGGGCAAGACCCCGGCCCGTACCCCGAAACACCTGGCGTCGCTGTGGTCCGACTACACCGTGCAGGGTGGCTTGTTCGCCGGGCTTGGCTTCGGCGCGGGCGTGCGCTACACCGGTTCGACCTTCGGCGATGCGCAGAACACTTTCAAGGTGCCGGACTACACGGTGATGGACGCGATGCTCAGCTACGACTTCGGCAAGGCCGACGCCAGCCTCGATGGCCTGAAGGCGCAGCTGAACGTTAAGAATCTGACGGATAAGTATTACATTGCGGGATGCTTCGCCAGCGTAGGCTGCCTGCTGGGTGCGGAGCGGACGGTGACGGCGGATTTGACTTACAAGTGGTGA